One part of the Lapillicoccus jejuensis genome encodes these proteins:
- a CDS encoding chemotaxis protein CheA yields the protein MTLEEEMADALATLLVEAGELLEEMEAGLLDLDRGGDTQDVVHSIFRAAHTIKGSAGLFGLEHVVAFTHVLETVLDRVRAGEVAVTPALITVLLPCKDHIATLLDSAAGGSQELSDAQSATGRRLVAELEHLSSAQGAEPAPPTSPDTAADDAPSPLGPRLLRLSLRFGPDCLRSGMDPLSFIHYLSGLGDVVEVRTLAPFLPGGDSFDPESTYLAFLVTLRTDRSPDEVDAVFEFVRDESDIRVLEGDPGDTGDTGDTGATAAYDDLVESFAPHQDVVRSALLGPAPAGTDTPGSAAPTAPTAPTEPTEPTASPGAAARPSPTAARVGSAPQRTAETSEVRTIRVDAARLDRLIDTVGELVIAGAGAVAGLGSRSGDEALSAAVSEVTRLIEDVRDDALRLRMVPIGSTLSRFTRVVRDVSASLGKDVALTVTGGETEVDKALVEHIGDPLMHLVRNALDHGLESPERRVALGKPRRGSLELRARHDSGAIVVELADDGAGIDVAAVHAKAVERGLVEPGTQLSDKEVLALVFEPGFSTASSVSTLSGRGVGMDVVKRNVSALRGTIDIDSRPGEGTTVRIRLPLTLAIIDGFMVGVGATTFVVPLSQVLECVELPPGGLRRDYMDLRGEVLPLIPLRRVLDVDGLTPRRENVVVVECAGSKAGLVVDTLRGEFQTVIKPLGSLFAGAEGIGGSTILGDGAVALILDVPALVRHASTTRPPSTAPARRPQAVAS from the coding sequence ATGACGCTCGAGGAGGAGATGGCCGACGCGCTCGCCACGCTGCTGGTCGAGGCCGGCGAGCTGCTGGAGGAGATGGAGGCGGGCCTGCTCGACCTCGACCGCGGCGGGGACACGCAGGACGTCGTCCACTCGATCTTCCGGGCCGCCCACACCATCAAGGGCTCGGCCGGGCTCTTCGGGCTCGAGCACGTCGTGGCGTTCACCCACGTGCTCGAGACCGTGCTGGACCGGGTGCGCGCCGGCGAGGTCGCGGTCACCCCCGCCCTCATCACCGTGCTGCTGCCCTGCAAGGACCACATCGCGACGCTCCTGGACTCGGCCGCCGGCGGGTCTCAGGAGCTGTCCGACGCCCAGTCCGCCACGGGACGGCGGCTGGTCGCCGAGCTCGAGCACCTGTCCTCCGCGCAGGGCGCCGAGCCGGCGCCCCCGACGTCCCCGGACACGGCGGCCGACGACGCGCCGAGCCCGCTGGGCCCACGGCTCCTGCGGCTCAGCCTGCGCTTCGGGCCGGACTGCCTGCGCAGCGGCATGGACCCCCTGTCGTTCATCCACTACCTGTCGGGCCTCGGCGACGTCGTCGAGGTGCGCACCCTCGCCCCCTTCCTGCCGGGCGGCGACTCCTTCGACCCCGAGTCGACCTACCTCGCCTTCCTCGTCACCCTGCGCACCGACCGCAGCCCCGACGAGGTCGACGCGGTGTTCGAGTTCGTCCGCGACGAGAGCGACATCCGCGTCCTCGAGGGCGACCCCGGCGACACCGGGGACACCGGGGACACCGGGGCCACGGCGGCGTACGACGACCTGGTCGAGTCCTTCGCACCGCACCAGGACGTCGTCCGATCGGCGCTGCTCGGTCCCGCACCGGCCGGGACGGACACCCCAGGGTCGGCCGCGCCGACCGCGCCGACCGCGCCGACCGAGCCGACCGAGCCGACCGCGTCGCCCGGGGCCGCGGCCCGGCCCTCCCCCACCGCCGCGCGCGTGGGGTCCGCACCCCAGCGGACGGCGGAGACCTCGGAGGTCCGGACGATCCGGGTCGACGCCGCCCGCCTCGACCGCCTCATCGACACCGTGGGCGAGCTGGTCATCGCGGGGGCGGGTGCCGTCGCCGGCCTCGGTTCCCGCAGCGGGGACGAGGCCCTGAGCGCCGCGGTCAGCGAGGTGACGCGACTCATCGAGGACGTGCGCGACGACGCCCTGCGGCTGCGCATGGTCCCCATCGGCTCGACGCTCAGCCGCTTCACCCGGGTGGTCCGCGACGTCAGCGCGTCCCTGGGCAAGGACGTCGCGCTGACCGTCACCGGCGGGGAGACGGAGGTCGACAAGGCCCTCGTGGAGCACATCGGCGACCCGCTCATGCACCTCGTGCGCAACGCCCTGGACCACGGACTGGAGTCCCCGGAGCGGAGGGTGGCGCTCGGCAAGCCGCGCCGCGGGTCGCTCGAGCTGCGCGCCCGCCACGACTCGGGGGCGATCGTCGTCGAGCTCGCCGACGACGGCGCCGGCATCGACGTCGCCGCCGTCCACGCCAAGGCCGTCGAGCGCGGGCTGGTCGAGCCGGGCACCCAGCTGTCGGACAAGGAGGTCCTCGCCCTCGTCTTCGAGCCCGGCTTCTCGACCGCGTCGTCCGTCTCCACCCTCTCCGGGCGCGGGGTCGGGATGGACGTGGTCAAGCGGAACGTGTCGGCGCTGCGCGGCACCATCGACATCGACAGCCGCCCCGGGGAGGGCACCACGGTGCGCATCCGCCTGCCCCTGACCCTGGCCATCATCGACGGGTTCATGGTGGGGGTCGGAGCGACGACGTTCGTGGTCCCCCTGAGCCAGGTCCTCGAGTGCGTCGAGCTGCCACCCGGGGGCCTGCGCCGCGACTACATGGACCTGCGGGGGGAGGTGCTCCCGCTCATCCCGTTGCGCCGGGTCCTGGACGTGGACGGCCTCACCCCCCGGCGGGAGAACGTGGTCGTCGTCGAGTGCGCCGGCTCGAAGGCCGGGCTCGTCGTCGACACGCTCAGGGGCGAGTTCCAGACCGTCATCAAGCCGCTGGGGTCGCTCTTCGCCGGCGCGGAGGGCATCGGCGGGTCCACCATCCTCGGGGACGGCGCCGTGGCGCTGATCCTCGACGTCCCGGCGCTCGTGCGCCACGCCTCGACGACCCGGCCGCCCTCGACCGCCCCGGCACGCAGGCCGCAGGCCGTCGCCTCCTGA
- a CDS encoding STAS domain-containing protein has product MTGGGSATVGVDAELTIAYAAETVTRLTAALDTAPESLRFDLRAVTELDTAGLQVLIWVAREADGRGVRLTVEPSDEAGRVLASVGLDATRLGSVDVR; this is encoded by the coding sequence GTGACCGGCGGCGGGAGCGCCACGGTCGGCGTCGACGCAGAGCTCACCATCGCCTACGCCGCCGAGACCGTCACCCGGCTGACCGCGGCCCTCGACACGGCCCCCGAGTCGCTGCGGTTCGACCTCCGCGCGGTCACGGAGCTCGACACCGCCGGCCTGCAGGTGCTCATCTGGGTGGCCCGGGAGGCCGACGGCCGGGGCGTGCGGCTCACCGTCGAGCCGTCGGACGAGGCCGGACGGGTGCTGGCGTCGGTCGGCCTGGACGCGACGCGGCTCGGCTCGGTGGACGTGCGATGA
- a CDS encoding response regulator, giving the protein MSKTILIVDDSPSVRQVVGIALRGAGYDVIEGTDGSDALSKLDGRRVNLIISDVNMPRMDGITFVKEAKKLAGYRFTPVIMLTTESAQDKKAEGQAAGAKAWVVKPFRPEQMLAAVSKLVAP; this is encoded by the coding sequence ATGAGCAAGACCATCCTGATCGTCGACGACTCGCCGTCCGTGCGGCAGGTCGTGGGCATCGCCCTGCGGGGTGCCGGCTACGACGTCATCGAGGGGACGGATGGCAGCGACGCCCTGTCCAAGCTCGACGGGCGCCGCGTCAACCTCATCATCTCGGACGTCAACATGCCGCGGATGGACGGCATCACCTTCGTGAAGGAGGCGAAGAAGCTGGCCGGCTACCGCTTCACGCCCGTCATCATGCTGACCACGGAGTCCGCCCAGGACAAGAAGGCGGAGGGCCAGGCCGCCGGCGCCAAGGCCTGGGTCGTCAAGCCGTTCCGGCCCGAGCAGATGCTGGCCGCCGTGTCGAAGCTGGTCGCCCCGTGA